Proteins from one Daphnia pulicaria isolate SC F1-1A chromosome 3, SC_F0-13Bv2, whole genome shotgun sequence genomic window:
- the LOC124328769 gene encoding protein psiA-like produces MAKQLLVALVLVVGLFQAGQCAAVAQERGIKIAHEQPKEFTCPDDGTYPSPGECSGVYYLCSGGVAYPQVCPEGNVFDPVTFVCTPSDEASCNQKFNCPADGLFPYPDACANIYFICSAGQSYIEYCPPNYVFDPITFRCETKEAASCTPTDAPTDAPTDAPTDAPTEAPTDAPTDAPTDAPTEAPTEAPTDAPTEAPTDYPTDATTQF; encoded by the exons ATGGCTAAACAGTTGCTAGTCGCTCTTGTGTTGGTAGTCGGCCTCTTTCAAG CCGGGCAATGTGCTGCTGTGGCGCAGGAAAGAGGAATCAAAATTGCGCACGAGCAACCCAAAGAATTTACCTGCCCAGATGACGGTACCTATCCATCACCGGGAGAGTGCAGTGGTGTCTATTACCTTTGCTCCGGCGGCGTTGCTTACCCTCAG GTATGTCCGGAAGGCAACGTATTTGATCCAGTCACTTTTGTCTGCACGCCTTCTGACGAAGCTTCGTGTA ATCAGAAATTCAACTGCCCTGCCGACGGTTTGTTCCCGTATCCAG ATGCATGTGCCAATATTTACTTCATTTGCAGTGCTGGCCAGTCTTACATAGAG TATTGCCCTCCGAACTATGTCTTTGATCCAATCACCTTCAGATGCGAAACGAAAGAAGCCGCATCTTGCACGC CAACCGATGCTCCGACCGATGCACCAACCGATGCCCCTACCGATGCCCCTACCGAGGCTCCTACCGATGCTCCTACCGATGCACCAACCGATGCCCCTACCGAGGCTCCTACCGAGGCTCCTACCGATGCACCGACGGAAGCTCCGACCGATTATCCAACCGACGCTACGACACAGTTTTGA
- the LOC124328756 gene encoding chondroitin proteoglycan-2-like isoform X2, with translation MENQKKIQTILFLNVILLGVVSALSNQFDQTNINPISADNPTDPNFTCPGNGFFPLSPTACSTTFYNCVGGIAYIYTCPGEGIFDPSQNTCVSPDQAECTQRPCTEDGFFPLSPEACCSEYLNCFDGEAYITICPAGGVFDPNKRICVPADAADCGFVCVTQDGFYDVPDECSNRYYTCLEGVAYESFCPGNAIFDPDRLVCAAPESVACFYTTTTGTTVTWPYYTTQRITTTTFSPPVEFVCPSDNGLYPNPDDCKTFYQCTGGKPYIKTCPTGLYFNPETLVCDYLDNVPSCQ, from the exons atggaaaatcaaaagaaaatccaaacgattttatttttaaacg TTATCTTACTTGGAGTAGTTTCGGCTTTATCTAATCAATTTGATCAAACAAATATCAATCCTATCTCTGCTGATAATCCTACGGATCCTAATTTCACTTGTCCGGGCAATGGATTTTTCCCTCTTAGTCCCACTGCTTGTTCGACTACTTTCTACAACTGCGTAGGAGGGATTGCCTATATTTAC ACGTGTCCAGGAGAAGGCATTTTCGACCCAAGCCAAAACACCTGCGTGTCTCCAGATCAAGCCGAGTGCACCCAAA GGCCATGCACGGAGGATGGATTCTTTCCACTTAGCCCTGAAGCTTGCTGCTCGGAATACCTCAATTGTTTCGATGGAGAAGCTTACATTACC ATCTGTCCTGCTGGCGGAGTGTTTGATCCCAACAAGAGAATTTGTGTACCTGCTGATGCAGCCGATTGTG GCTTCGTATGTGTGACTCAAGACGGTTTCTACGATGTTCCCGACGAGTGCTCTAATCGCTATTATACTTGTCTCGAAGGCGTAGCATACGAAAGC TTTTGTCCTGGAAATGCCATATTCGACCCCGATAGACTCGTCTGCGCTGCACCAGAATCAGTGGCTTGCTTTTATACGACCACAACCGGCACAACTGTAACGTGGCCTTATTACACAACTCAGCGTATTACAACTACGACATTTAGTCCACCCGTTGAATTCGTTTGTCCCAGTGATAACGGACTGTACCCCAATCCCGACGATTGTAAAACATTTTACCAATGCACTGGTGGAAAACCATACATCAAA ACTTGCCCGACTGGCTTGTACTTCAACCCGGAAACACTAGTCTGCGACTATCTCGACAACGTTCCTTCATGTCAATAG
- the LOC124328756 gene encoding chondroitin proteoglycan-2-like isoform X1 has protein sequence MENQKKIQTILFLNVILLGVVSALSNQFDQTNINPISADNPTDPNFTCPGNGFFPLSPTACSTTFYNCVGGIAYIYTCPGEGIFDPSQNTCVSPDQAECTQTTTKITTTNPGPCTEDGFFPLSPEACCSEYLNCFDGEAYITICPAGGVFDPNKRICVPADAADCGFVCVTQDGFYDVPDECSNRYYTCLEGVAYESFCPGNAIFDPDRLVCAAPESVACFYTTTTGTTVTWPYYTTQRITTTTFSPPVEFVCPSDNGLYPNPDDCKTFYQCTGGKPYIKTCPTGLYFNPETLVCDYLDNVPSCQ, from the exons atggaaaatcaaaagaaaatccaaacgattttatttttaaacg TTATCTTACTTGGAGTAGTTTCGGCTTTATCTAATCAATTTGATCAAACAAATATCAATCCTATCTCTGCTGATAATCCTACGGATCCTAATTTCACTTGTCCGGGCAATGGATTTTTCCCTCTTAGTCCCACTGCTTGTTCGACTACTTTCTACAACTGCGTAGGAGGGATTGCCTATATTTAC ACGTGTCCAGGAGAAGGCATTTTCGACCCAAGCCAAAACACCTGCGTGTCTCCAGATCAAGCCGAGTGCACCCAAA CAACGactaaaataacaacaacaaatccaGGGCCATGCACGGAGGATGGATTCTTTCCACTTAGCCCTGAAGCTTGCTGCTCGGAATACCTCAATTGTTTCGATGGAGAAGCTTACATTACC ATCTGTCCTGCTGGCGGAGTGTTTGATCCCAACAAGAGAATTTGTGTACCTGCTGATGCAGCCGATTGTG GCTTCGTATGTGTGACTCAAGACGGTTTCTACGATGTTCCCGACGAGTGCTCTAATCGCTATTATACTTGTCTCGAAGGCGTAGCATACGAAAGC TTTTGTCCTGGAAATGCCATATTCGACCCCGATAGACTCGTCTGCGCTGCACCAGAATCAGTGGCTTGCTTTTATACGACCACAACCGGCACAACTGTAACGTGGCCTTATTACACAACTCAGCGTATTACAACTACGACATTTAGTCCACCCGTTGAATTCGTTTGTCCCAGTGATAACGGACTGTACCCCAATCCCGACGATTGTAAAACATTTTACCAATGCACTGGTGGAAAACCATACATCAAA ACTTGCCCGACTGGCTTGTACTTCAACCCGGAAACACTAGTCTGCGACTATCTCGACAACGTTCCTTCATGTCAATAG